A genomic window from Pseudomonas leptonychotis includes:
- a CDS encoding EAL domain-containing protein — MAPVIESSRPPNVLSNSAVTRKALLFISALLLVLFVVASVALVHIAAQQNDQAIKQSLFYAEKAIQARQKSILAIVSDYAFWGEAYRHLHVQVDTDWAYTRQNMGPSLFPDFAYEGVFVVDANNQTAYAVVEGQLTNVEAQQWLKQDVQALVEQARAQADDEEPVVGFLQVSGWPALVAVAAFTPGGDTQVEATEGAASVLLFVDRLDPQKLQALGQDFGIDDLHVDERLGGNHDRSVLAVPTLSGELIRLSWHPAQPGDQLLYLILPLLGLVGAIVAVIAWLMLRRAIAAAREMDTSYASLYSSQSALVASEARFRDVAEAASDWIWETDAQLRLKYLSVRFQAVTGHSERAWLGRPLSEFVLCPGGLQAWLDTHGARPSAKDSLQCQYVAMDGTQRTCRLVLRHIEGSSGITGYRGIVSDITQEVEARARIEHLSLHDALTGLPNRIRMQEFLEGKLRALPTAGEPLVMLSIDLDRFKSVNDSFGHETGDLVLGEVSQRLRLVLRDGDLVARMGGDEFILVVSGISTQEEVERLCERLITGIEQPFEIDHHSIFIGASIGVAMAPADACLAEDLLRYADIALYEAKGAGRSTWCFYASEMNTRVKDRHQLENDLRQALINDELRLRLQPRYSVSGQRMVAAEALVRWQHPQRGLLSPDSFIAIAESTGLIVPLSSWVLRTACMEAMSWPEALVVSVNLSPVEFQHGRLLARVKSALEESGLPPSRLELELTESVMLDDAEGALVLMHELKSLGVRLSMDDFGTGYSSLSYLRRFPFDGLKIDRSFMADLEGSSDSQAIIKAIVGLGRALSLTVTAEGVETAAQLEVLRQCDCDEVQGYFLARPMEPAALHLLMCP; from the coding sequence ATGGCACCAGTGATTGAGTCTTCCCGTCCGCCCAACGTTCTTTCTAATTCCGCTGTAACGCGCAAAGCGCTGCTGTTTATTTCAGCGCTGCTGCTGGTTTTGTTCGTGGTGGCGAGCGTGGCGCTGGTACATATCGCCGCGCAGCAGAATGACCAGGCGATCAAGCAAAGCCTGTTCTATGCCGAGAAAGCCATCCAGGCCCGGCAGAAATCGATTCTCGCAATTGTCAGTGATTACGCTTTCTGGGGTGAGGCTTATCGCCACCTGCATGTTCAGGTCGATACCGATTGGGCCTATACGCGGCAGAACATGGGCCCCAGCCTATTTCCCGACTTTGCCTATGAAGGTGTGTTTGTTGTCGATGCCAATAACCAAACCGCTTATGCGGTGGTGGAAGGGCAGCTGACGAACGTCGAGGCGCAGCAGTGGCTTAAGCAGGACGTCCAGGCGTTGGTCGAACAGGCCCGTGCGCAAGCAGATGATGAGGAACCGGTGGTTGGTTTCTTACAGGTGTCCGGTTGGCCTGCGCTGGTCGCCGTGGCGGCTTTTACTCCGGGAGGTGATACGCAGGTCGAGGCCACGGAGGGTGCCGCTTCGGTGCTGTTGTTCGTCGACCGTCTCGACCCGCAGAAATTGCAAGCGCTTGGCCAGGACTTCGGCATAGACGATCTGCATGTGGATGAGCGGCTGGGCGGAAACCATGACCGATCCGTATTAGCGGTGCCCACCCTCAGTGGCGAATTAATCCGTCTTAGTTGGCACCCGGCGCAACCGGGCGATCAACTGCTTTATCTGATCTTGCCGCTCCTGGGGTTAGTCGGCGCTATCGTTGCCGTTATTGCCTGGCTGATGTTGCGCCGAGCTATCGCGGCGGCACGGGAGATGGATACCAGTTATGCCTCTTTGTATTCCAGCCAGTCGGCCCTGGTCGCCAGTGAGGCGCGCTTTCGTGATGTGGCTGAAGCGGCATCGGACTGGATTTGGGAGACCGATGCACAATTGCGGCTGAAGTACTTGTCTGTTCGTTTTCAAGCGGTAACCGGGCACTCCGAACGTGCTTGGTTGGGGCGTCCGCTCAGCGAATTTGTGTTGTGCCCGGGCGGTTTGCAGGCTTGGCTGGATACACATGGTGCGCGGCCATCGGCCAAGGACAGCCTGCAATGCCAGTACGTGGCCATGGATGGGACTCAAAGAACATGCCGCTTAGTGCTGCGGCATATCGAGGGTTCTAGCGGGATTACGGGTTATCGCGGCATCGTCAGCGACATTACTCAGGAGGTGGAGGCGCGCGCACGTATTGAGCACCTGTCGTTGCATGATGCACTCACCGGGTTGCCCAACCGTATTCGTATGCAGGAATTCCTTGAGGGTAAATTGAGGGCGCTGCCGACGGCAGGCGAGCCGTTGGTGATGTTGAGTATCGACCTCGACCGGTTTAAATCGGTGAATGATTCCTTTGGCCATGAGACCGGTGATCTTGTTCTCGGTGAGGTGTCACAACGCCTGCGTTTAGTACTGCGCGACGGCGATCTGGTGGCGCGTATGGGGGGCGATGAGTTTATTTTGGTGGTCAGCGGCATATCCACCCAAGAAGAGGTGGAGCGCTTGTGCGAGCGGTTGATTACCGGTATTGAGCAACCGTTTGAAATCGACCACCACAGCATCTTTATTGGCGCCAGCATCGGCGTCGCCATGGCTCCAGCTGATGCGTGCTTGGCCGAGGATTTGCTGCGTTACGCCGATATTGCGTTGTACGAAGCCAAAGGGGCGGGGCGCAGCACTTGGTGTTTTTATGCCAGTGAGATGAATACCCGGGTAAAAGACCGGCATCAGCTCGAAAACGACCTGCGCCAGGCATTAATTAATGACGAGTTACGTCTACGGCTGCAGCCTCGTTACAGCGTTAGCGGCCAGCGCATGGTGGCGGCAGAAGCCCTGGTGCGGTGGCAACACCCACAGCGCGGGCTACTGAGCCCAGATAGTTTTATCGCCATCGCCGAAAGCACAGGGCTGATCGTGCCCCTGAGCTCCTGGGTCCTGCGCACCGCGTGTATGGAGGCCATGAGCTGGCCCGAAGCGTTGGTGGTTTCGGTCAATCTGTCGCCGGTGGAGTTCCAGCATGGTCGTCTGCTGGCAAGGGTTAAAAGTGCGCTGGAAGAAAGTGGGCTGCCGCCTTCGCGGTTGGAGCTGGAGCTCACCGAGAGCGTGATGCTTGACGATGCGGAAGGCGCTTTGGTGTTGATGCACGAGTTGAAAAGCCTGGGCGTGAGGTTGTCCATGGATGACTTCGGCACGGGTTATTCGTCCCTTAGCTACCTGCGTAGATTTCCCTTCGACGGGCTGAAGATCGACCGTAGTTTTATGGCCGATTTAGAGGGCTCATCCGACAGCCAGGCGATCATAAAGGCCATTGTTGGGCTCGGCCGGGCGTTGTCGTTGACTGTGACAGCAGAGGGCGTGGAGACCGCGGCGCAACTTGAGGTGTTGCGCCAGTGTGATTGTGATGAGGTGCAGGGCTATTTTCTGGCGCGGCCGATGGAGCCAGCGGCTTTGCATCTTTTGATGTGCCCATAA
- a CDS encoding DUF4197 domain-containing protein, translated as MLRTIVFTASLALCTSAFALSLADLSQGDASGGLKDALTQGAKVAVQQLGKPGGFSNNPDVRIELPGNLGKAAKTMKMMGMGAQVDQLEASMNKAAEAAVPQAQALLVESVKKMTVQDAKSILAGPQDSATQYLNKTSREQIRAQFLPIVKKATDQVGLAKQYNSFAGQAASFGVIDAKSANIENYVTEQALDGLFTMIAEQEASIRENPAGAATSLAKKVFGAL; from the coding sequence ATGTTGCGCACCATCGTCTTCACCGCAAGTCTGGCCCTTTGCACGAGCGCCTTTGCCCTGTCCCTCGCCGACCTGAGCCAAGGCGACGCCAGCGGCGGCCTCAAGGACGCCCTCACCCAAGGCGCCAAAGTGGCCGTGCAACAACTGGGCAAACCCGGCGGCTTCAGCAACAACCCGGACGTACGCATTGAACTGCCGGGCAACCTCGGCAAAGCCGCAAAAACCATGAAGATGATGGGTATGGGCGCGCAGGTTGATCAGCTGGAAGCCAGCATGAACAAAGCCGCCGAAGCCGCCGTACCGCAAGCCCAGGCGCTACTGGTGGAGTCGGTGAAGAAGATGACCGTGCAGGACGCCAAAAGCATCCTCGCCGGCCCGCAGGACTCTGCCACCCAGTACCTGAACAAAACCAGCCGCGAACAGATCCGCGCCCAATTCCTACCCATCGTCAAAAAAGCCACCGACCAGGTCGGCCTGGCCAAGCAATACAACAGCTTCGCCGGCCAAGCCGCGAGCTTCGGCGTGATCGACGCGAAAAGTGCGAATATCGAGAACTATGTAACCGAGCAGGCGCTGGACGGCCTGTTCACCATGATCGCCGAGCAGGAAGCCAGCATTCGTGAGAACCCAGCTGGTGCGGCGACAAGTTTGGCGAAGAAGGTGTTTGGGGCGTTGTAA
- a CDS encoding efflux RND transporter permease subunit, with protein MDFNLSAWALRNRQIVLYLMLLLAVVGALSYTKLGQSEDPPFTFKAMVVRTNWPGASAEEVARQVTERIEKKLMETGDYDKIISFSRPGESQVTFVARDSMHSADIPDLFYQVRKKVSDIRHTLPQGIQGPFYNDEFGTTFGNIYALTGEGFDYAVLKDYADRIQLQLQRVKDVGKVDLLGLQDEKVWIELSNTKLATLGLPLAAVQQALEEQNAVAAAGFFETASDRVQLRVTGRFETVDEIRNFPIRVADRTFRIADVAEVKRGFNDPPAPRMRYMGEDAIGLAVSMKPGGDILVLGQALEGEFARLQETLPAGMQLNKVSDQPAAVKTGVGEFVRVLTEAVIIVLLVSFFSLGLRTGLVVALSIPLVLAMTFAAMYYLGIGLHKISLGALVLALGLMVDDAIIAVEMMAIKMEQGYDRIKAASYAWTSTAFPMLTGTLITAAGFLPIATAQSGTGEYTRSIFQVVAIALLVSWIAAVVFVPYLGAKLLPDLAKLHAAKHGGSAGGHDPYGTPFYQRVRRAVEWCVRRRKTVILLTIGLFIASIVLFRFVPQQFFPASGRLELMVDLKLSEGASLAATEEQAKRLEQLLNGHEGIDNYVAYVGTGSPRFYLPLDQQLPAASVAQFVVLAKSIEEREKIRTWLIEVLHDEFPTLRTRISRLENGPPVGYPVQFRVSGEHIDEVRRLARQVADKVRENTHVSNVHLDWEEPSKVVRLNIDQERARALGVSTADLSRFLQSSLTGSPVSQYREGNELIEILLRGTLSERQELGLLPSLAVPTDNGRSVPLSQVATLEYGFEEGIIWHRNRLPTVTVRADVYGSEQPASLVKQILPTLDSVRAQLPDGYQLDVGGTVEDSSRGQKSVNAGVPLFIVVVLTLLMLQLKSFSRSAMVFLTAPLGLIGVTLFLLIFRQPFGFVAMLGTIALSGMIMRNSVILVDQIEQDIASGMDRWHAIIEATVRRFRPIVLTALAAVLAMIPLSRSVFFGPMAVAIMGGLIVATALTLLFLPALYAAWFRVKEVERQPG; from the coding sequence ATGGATTTCAACCTATCCGCCTGGGCGCTGCGCAACCGCCAGATCGTGCTGTATCTCATGCTGCTGCTGGCTGTGGTCGGGGCTCTTTCCTATACCAAGCTGGGCCAGAGCGAAGACCCGCCCTTTACCTTCAAGGCCATGGTGGTACGCACCAACTGGCCAGGGGCGAGCGCCGAGGAAGTCGCGCGGCAGGTCACCGAGCGCATCGAAAAGAAACTGATGGAGACCGGCGACTACGACAAGATCATCTCGTTCTCGCGTCCCGGTGAATCTCAAGTCACCTTTGTTGCCCGTGACTCCATGCACTCGGCGGATATTCCCGACCTGTTCTACCAGGTGCGTAAAAAAGTCAGCGACATTCGCCACACCCTGCCGCAAGGCATTCAAGGGCCGTTCTATAACGACGAATTCGGCACCACCTTCGGCAATATCTATGCGCTGACCGGTGAGGGCTTTGACTACGCCGTACTCAAGGATTATGCCGACCGCATCCAGCTGCAGCTGCAACGCGTTAAGGATGTGGGCAAGGTTGATTTGCTCGGCCTGCAAGATGAAAAGGTCTGGATCGAGCTGTCCAACACCAAGCTGGCCACCCTTGGCCTGCCGCTTGCGGCCGTGCAGCAAGCGCTGGAAGAACAGAACGCTGTGGCCGCTGCCGGCTTCTTTGAAACCGCCTCTGACCGTGTACAACTGCGCGTGACCGGTCGTTTCGAAACGGTCGATGAGATTCGCAATTTCCCCATTCGCGTGGCTGATCGCACCTTCCGCATCGCCGATGTGGCCGAGGTTAAACGCGGTTTCAATGATCCACCCGCACCGCGCATGCGCTACATGGGCGAAGACGCCATCGGTCTGGCCGTGTCGATGAAGCCTGGTGGCGACATCCTGGTGCTGGGCCAAGCGTTGGAAGGCGAGTTTGCTCGCCTGCAGGAAACCCTGCCGGCCGGCATGCAGCTGAACAAAGTCTCGGACCAACCGGCCGCAGTAAAAACCGGCGTGGGCGAGTTCGTACGCGTGCTCACCGAAGCGGTGATCATCGTCCTGCTGGTGAGCTTCTTCTCCCTCGGCCTGCGCACCGGTCTGGTGGTGGCGCTGTCGATTCCGCTGGTGCTGGCGATGACCTTCGCCGCCATGTACTACCTGGGCATCGGCCTGCACAAAATTTCCCTCGGTGCGCTGGTGCTGGCGTTGGGGCTGATGGTGGATGACGCGATCATTGCGGTGGAGATGATGGCGATCAAAATGGAGCAGGGCTATGACCGCATCAAAGCGGCCAGTTACGCCTGGACCAGCACCGCCTTTCCGATGCTCACCGGTACGCTGATCACCGCCGCTGGCTTCCTGCCGATCGCCACTGCACAATCCGGCACTGGCGAATACACCCGCTCAATCTTTCAAGTGGTGGCCATTGCCCTGCTGGTGTCATGGATCGCCGCCGTGGTGTTTGTGCCCTACCTGGGCGCCAAGCTGCTGCCGGATCTGGCCAAACTGCACGCGGCCAAGCATGGCGGCAGCGCCGGTGGGCATGACCCTTACGGCACGCCGTTCTACCAGCGTGTGCGCAGGGCGGTGGAGTGGTGCGTGCGCCGCCGCAAAACCGTGATTTTGTTGACCATCGGTTTGTTTATCGCCTCCATTGTGCTGTTCCGCTTTGTGCCGCAGCAGTTCTTCCCCGCTTCCGGGCGACTGGAGCTGATGGTTGACCTCAAACTCAGTGAAGGCGCGTCCTTGGCCGCCACTGAAGAGCAAGCCAAACGTCTGGAACAACTGCTCAACGGCCATGAAGGCATCGACAACTACGTCGCCTATGTTGGCACTGGCTCGCCGCGCTTCTATTTGCCGCTGGACCAGCAACTGCCGGCGGCTAGCGTTGCGCAGTTCGTGGTGCTGGCCAAAAGCATCGAGGAGCGCGAGAAGATCCGCACCTGGTTGATTGAGGTGCTGCACGACGAGTTCCCGACCCTGCGTACCCGTATCTCGCGCCTGGAAAACGGCCCGCCAGTCGGCTATCCGGTGCAGTTCCGTGTCTCTGGTGAACATATCGATGAGGTGCGCCGTTTGGCGCGTCAGGTCGCCGATAAGGTGCGTGAGAACACTCATGTGAGCAACGTCCACCTGGACTGGGAAGAACCGAGCAAAGTGGTGCGCCTGAACATCGACCAAGAGCGCGCCCGCGCCCTGGGCGTCAGCACGGCTGATCTGTCGCGCTTCCTGCAAAGCTCACTGACCGGCTCGCCGGTGAGTCAGTACCGCGAAGGCAACGAGCTGATCGAGATCCTGTTGCGCGGCACCTTGAGTGAGCGCCAGGAGCTTGGTCTGCTGCCAAGCCTGGCAGTGCCCACCGACAATGGCCGCAGCGTGCCGTTGTCACAGGTCGCCACCCTGGAATATGGCTTCGAAGAAGGCATCATCTGGCACCGCAACCGCCTGCCGACTGTCACCGTGCGTGCCGATGTGTATGGCAGTGAACAACCGGCCAGCCTGGTTAAGCAGATCCTACCGACCCTCGATTCGGTCCGCGCGCAGTTGCCAGATGGCTATCAGCTGGATGTGGGCGGCACGGTGGAGGATTCCAGCCGTGGTCAGAAATCAGTGAATGCCGGCGTACCGCTGTTTATCGTGGTGGTGCTGACGCTGCTGATGCTGCAACTGAAAAGCTTCTCGCGCTCGGCCATGGTGTTCCTCACCGCGCCGCTAGGGCTGATCGGCGTGACCTTGTTCCTGCTGATCTTCCGTCAACCGTTCGGCTTTGTGGCTATGCTTGGCACCATCGCGCTGTCGGGGATGATCATGCGTAACTCGGTGATTCTGGTCGACCAGATCGAGCAGGACATCGCCTCGGGTATGGACCGCTGGCATGCGATTATCGAAGCCACCGTGCGACGCTTCCGGCCTATCGTGCTGACCGCTTTGGCGGCAGTATTGGCGATGATCCCGCTGTCGCGCAGCGTGTTCTTCGGGCCGATGGCGGTCGCGATTATGGGCGGCCTGATCGTCGCCACGGCGCTGACCCTGCTGTTCCTGCCGGCGCTGTATGCGGCGTGGTTCCGGGTCAAGGAAGTGGAGCGTCAGCCAGGCTGA